The following proteins are encoded in a genomic region of Arachis ipaensis cultivar K30076 chromosome B02, Araip1.1, whole genome shotgun sequence:
- the LOC107621709 gene encoding pentatricopeptide repeat-containing protein At4g30825, chloroplastic → MASLRFSIFIDTFDSKTSIPTVSCYGAFPFKSLPKTKYIQIDANFSSKPKVRNKARVAKRVPNPQIGAEFRLGYEAKNSAPLEIDKFLVRRDGDDADVDYSSVGPELSTEHCNAILRVLERTSDDAKTMSFFEWMRGMGKLEQNDRAYNIVLRLLSKKEDWEAAKKLVLEMRTKFGSELSLQAFNTLIYACRRRGLVELGAKWFRLMLDSGVAPNAATFSMLMGLYRKGWNIEEAEFMFSQMRQLGMLFEPAYSGMITIYTRFRLYEKAEDIISLMREDKIVPNMENWLVMLNAYSQQGKLRDAEKVLVSMEEAGFSPNIVAYNIMITGYGKASNMDAAQKLFVKLKNVGLDPDETTFRSMIEGWGRVDNYVEAMWYYKELKRLGYKPNSSNLYTMLKLQAKHGDEEGAVGTLGDMVEAGCQYSSMLGTLLHAYESTGRVDKLPLLLNMNRSCYEHILVNQHSCSSLVMAYVKHKLIEDAIKVLKEKKWCDEPYEDNLCHLLICSCKEAGMLENAVKIYNQIHKNVDKPNMHILCTMIDIYSVMGLFNEAEMLYMQLKSSGIQLDMIAFSIVVRMYVKAGSLKDACSVLDEIDKLPDIVPDIFLLRDMFRIYQRCNKVDKLTALYYKVSKDRVDWDQELYNCVLNCCAQALPVDELSRLFEEMLDRGFTPNTITFNVMLDIFGKARLFKKVNRIFCMAKKQGLVDAISYNTIIAAFGKNKDFKNMSWMVDKMQFDGFSVSLEAYNSMLDAYGKDGQMETFRSILQKMKESNCASDHYTYNTMINIYGEQGWIEEVANVHTELKECGLGLDLYSYNTLIKAYGVAGMVEDAVDLIKEMRDNGIEPDKITYTNLITALRRNDKFLEAVKWSLWMKQMKL, encoded by the coding sequence atgGCTTCTCTCAGATTTTCTATTTTCATAGATACTTTCGATTCAAAGACCTCAATCCCTACTGTATCTTGTTACGGAGCTTTCCCTTTCAAATCCCTACCCAAAACGAAGTACATTCAGATCGACGCGAACTTCAGTTCTAAGCCTAAGGTTCGGAACAAGGCTCGGGTGGCGAAGCGAGTGCCAAACCCACAAATCGGAGCTGAATTTAGGTTGGGCTACGAAGCCAAGAACAGTGCTCCACTAGAAATTGATAAGTTCCTCGTGCGCCGTGACGGCGACGATGCTGACGTGGATTACTCTTCAGTTGGTCCTGAACTAAGCACGGAGCATTGCAATGCGATCTTGAGAGTGCTTGAGAGGACGAGCGACGACGCCAAAACGATGTCGTTTTTTGAGTGGATGAGAGGAATGGGGAAATTAGAGCAAAACGACCGTGCTTACAACATCGTCCTTCGTTTGCTGAGCAAGAAGGAAGATTGGGAAGCTGCAAAGAAACTAGTTTTGGAAATGAGAACCAAATTCGGGTCCGAATTGAGCTTGCAGGCTTTCAACACTCTCATATACGCTTGTCGGAGGCGGGGTTTAGTGGAACTGGGGGCGAAGTGGTTCCGACTGATGTTGGATTCCGGTGTGGCGCCGAATGCGGCGACGTTCAGCATGTTGATGGGGCTTTACAGGAAAGGATGGAACATTGAGGAGGCAGAGTTCATGTTTTCTCAGATGAGGCAGTTAGGGATGTTGTTTGAACCGGCATATTCAGGTATGATTACGATATACACCCGTTTTAGATTGTATGAAAAGGCAGAAGACATAATTAGCTTGATGAGAGAAGACAAAATTGTTCCTAATATGGAGAATTGGTTGGTGATGCTGAATGCTTATAGCCAGCAAGGAAAATTGAGGGATGCTGAGAAGGTTTTGGTGTCAATGGAAGAGGCAGGGTTCAGTCCCAATATTGTTGCATATAATATTATGATAACTGGGTATGGAAAAGCTTCCAATATGGATGCTGCTCAGAAGTTGTTTGTGAAACTGAAGAATGTTGGGTTGGACCCTGATGAGACCACTTTCCGTTCTATGATTGAGGGATGGGGTAGAGTTGATAATTATGTAGAAGCCATGTGGTATTATAAGGAGCTCAAGCGGTTAGGGTACAAACCGAATTCGTCGAATTTGTACACTATGTTAAAGTTGCAGGCCAAACATGGAGACGAAGAGGGTGCTGTTGGAACTCTTGGAGATATGGTGGAGGCTGGATGCCAGTACTCTTCTATGCTTGGCACTCTATTACATGCTTATGAGAGTACTGGCAGGGTTGATAAATTGCCGCTTTTGTTGAACATGAACAGGAGCTGCTATGAACACATTCTTGTTAATCAACATTCTTGCTCCTCTCTGGTCATGGCTTATGTAAAACACAAGCTGATAGAAGATGCTATTAAAGTGTTGAAAGAGAAGAAGTGGTGTGACGAGCCTTATGAGGATAACTTGTGTCATCTTTTGATTTGCTCGTGCAAAGAGGCAGGTATGCTGGAGAATGCTGTTAAGATATATAATCAAATTCACAAGAATGTTGATAAGCCTAACATGCATATTTTGTGCACCATGATTGACATTTACAGTGTCATGGGCCTCTTCAATGAGGCAGAGATGTTGTATATGCAGTTGAAGTCTTCAGGGATTCAATTGGATATGATTGCCTTTAGCATTGTTGTTAGAATGTATGTCAAAGCTGGATCGCTGAAAGATGCTTGCTCTGTTCTGGATGAAATTGACAAGCTACCAGACATCGTGCCAGACATCTTTTTGCTACGTGATATGTTTCGTATTTACCAAAGATGCAACAAGGTGGATAAGTTAACTGCCCTTTACTACAAAGTCTCGAAAGATCGTGTGGATTGGGATCAGGAACTATATAATTGTGTCCTAAACTGCTGTGCGCAGGCTCTGCCAGTAGACGAGCTTTCCAGGCTTTTTGAAGAGATGCTAGACCGTGGATTTACCCCTAACACGATCACTTTCAATGTCATGCTTGACATCTTTGGAAAAGCTAGGCTCTTCAAGAAGGTTAATAGGATTTTCTGCATGGCTAAGAAGCAAGGTCTGGTTGATGCGATCTCTTACAATACTATCATTGCAGCATTCGGTAAAAATAAAGACTTCAAAAACATGTCATGGATGGTTGACAAGATGCAATTTGATGGGTTTTCAGTTTCCCTTGAAGCCTACAATTCTATGCTGGATGCTTACGGGAAAGATGGTCAAATGGAAACTTTTAGATCCATATTGCAGAAGATGAAGGAATCAAACTGTGCCTCTGACCACTACACATACAACACCATGATCAATATCTATGGGGAGCAAGGATGGATCGAAGAAGTTGCTAATGTTCACACTGAATTGAAAGAATGTGGCCTTGGACTTGATTTGTACAGCTATAACACATTGATTAAGGCTTATGGAGTTGCAGGGATGGTTGAAGATGCTGTAGATTTGATCAAGGAAATGAGAGATAATGGAATTGAACCAGACAAGATAACTTACACTAATCTTATCACCGCGCTGCGCAGAAATGATAAATTTTTAGAAGCTGTTAAGTGGTCGCTGTGGATGAAGCAGATGAAATTGTGA
- the LOC107628101 gene encoding uncharacterized protein LOC107628101, which produces MRIRKNAKFSSLELLSSSSSEGGTGSCSSFSFRHTHVCQLNQSPWDVIPFDSDSIQFECHNNNNTTFLTTTTTTTTTHASVNAADSVGPVESVASMMDIDDKTKMVALQDDDAAVAAMTAVHRRDSGKGAKVAAANGGAGYSKKTPAAAAGGARSSRANKNRGGPPPAAAGSKKPPPASSNPYEFYYYSGFGPLWGRRRGGRHGGGGGGGEDESKNSHGNGNENNHKMLQMLLVLIIIIIKVVAWKIVLLVIL; this is translated from the exons ATGAGGATCCGCAAGAACGCGAAGTTCTCATCTTTAGAGTTATTAAGCTCATCTTCCTCAGAAGGAGGAACAGgttcttgttcttcattctcaTTTCGTCATACCCACGTGTGCCAGCTGAACCAGTCTCCATGGGATGTGATCCCCTTTGACTCTGATTCCATCCAG TTCGAATGCCACAACAATAACAACACCACCTtcctcaccaccaccaccaccaccaccaccacccacgCTTCTGTAAATGCTGCAGATTCCGTTGGACCTGTTGAAAG CGTCGCTTCGATGATGGACATTGACGACAAAACCAAGATGGTTGCTCTTCAAGACGACGATGCAGCCGTGGCGGCAATGACGGCTGTCCATCGTCGCGATAGTGGAAAGGGAGCAAAAGTTGCCGCCGCGAACGGCGGAGCTGGTTACAGCAAGAAGACACCGGCGGCAGCTGCTGGAGGAGCTCGCAGCAGCCGCGCCAATAAGAATCGTGGTGGTCCTCCTCCCGCCGCCGCTGGCAGCAAGAAACCACCACCGGCGTCGAGTAATCCGTACGAATTTTACTACTATTCAGGGTTTGGACCGCTATGGGGGCGGAGAAGAGGCGGCAGACATGGCGGCGGTGGCGGAGGAGGAGAAGACGAAAGCAAGAACAGCCATGGTAACGGAAATGAGAATAATCATAAAATGTTACAAATGTTGTTagtgttaataataataataataaaggtagTGGCATGGAAGATAGTGTTGTTGGttattctttag